Proteins found in one Lagopus muta isolate bLagMut1 chromosome 18, bLagMut1 primary, whole genome shotgun sequence genomic segment:
- the APOH gene encoding beta-2-glycoprotein 1 yields the protein MYSLALLLCVAALTHSALAAKVCPKPPDVTFATINVVKNEYNVGDEIEYTCRPGFVPNSGQRKYVCQPTGRWPLNTLLCLPKRCPTPERLQHGTIDSRDFHYQSSLSFSCDPGYNLVGSRTSQCMSDGKWSGIPPQCQPVTCEPPSLPEFGVLSYTLLKSGNISYFMDTIVFECVPPLALIGNETATCQANGTWSSIPECRAVTCPAPTGIENGFLNFAVRRTYHYNESVSFSCQSRYVLEGPKHSRCEKTGNWSTKPSCKEPCKIPVKKAVVLYEGEKKRVQNDLKEGIMHGETISFYCKNKEKSCAYTVPVQCVNGNLTVPFCFKERGFFSSLVKTDPSNMKPCEDLK from the exons ATGTACTCCCTGGCACTGCTCCTGTGTGTGGCTGCTCTGACCCACTCTGCTCTTGCAGCAAAAG TCTGTCCCAAGCCACCAGATGTGACGTTTGCCACAATCAATGTGGTCAAAAATGAGTATAACGTGGGTGACGAAATCGAATACACCTGCAGGCCAGGGTTTGTCCCCAACAGCGGCCAGAGGAAGTACGTCTGCCAGCCCACTGGCAGGTGGCCTCTCAACACACTCTTATGCCTAC CAAAGAGATGTCCCACCCCTGAACGCTTGCAGCATGGAACAATTGATTCTAGAGATTTCCACTACCAGAGTTCTTTAAGTTTTTCATGTGACCCAGG TTACAACCTTGTTGGGTCAAGGACAAGCCAATGCATGTCAGATGGCAAGTGGAGTGGAATCCCCCCACAGTGTCAAC CTGTGACTTGTGAACCTCCCTCACTTCCTGAATTTGGAGTCCTTTCTTACACTCTTTTAAAGTctggaaatatttcttactTCATGGACACAATTGTTTTTGAATGTGTACCACCTCTGGCACTTATTGGAAATGAGACAGCAACCTGCCAGGCCAATGGCACCTGGAGCAGCATCCCGGAGTGCAGGG CTGTCACTTGTCCTGCTCCAACTGGAATAGAAAATGGGTTCTTAAATTTTGCTGTTCGTAGAACATACCACTACAATGAAAGTGTCAGCTTCAGCTGCCAGTCCAGATATGTGCTGGAGGGACCCAAGCACTCCCGATGCGAGAAGACAGGGAACTGGTCCACAAAGCCATCCTGCAAAG AGCCATGTAAAATTCCAGTAAAGAAAGCTGTAGTGTTATACGAAGGGGAGAAGAAACGAGTCCAGAATGATCTTAAGGAAGGCATCATGCATGGCGAAACTATATCCTTCTACTGCaagaataaagagaaatccTGTGCCTACACTGTGCCTGTTCAGTGTGTGAACGGCAATCTCACTGTCCCTTTCTGCTTCAAAG AGCGTGGCTTCTTTTCAAGCCTTGTTAAGACGGACCCATCAAACATGAAACCATGCGAAGATCTGAAATGA